The following are encoded together in the Proteiniphilum saccharofermentans genome:
- a CDS encoding lytic transglycosylase domain-containing protein, with protein MKKSALLISFSILIIGLGVLFIALTSGNNIEKTESERPLVLSMTASVAIPESMEFAGEQITFDRYDKRERMDRELNSFTYFHSTTLLLFKRANRFFPIIEPILKQQGVPDDLKYLAVIESSLDPRAVSPARAAGLWQFLQSTGKQYGLETRTDVDERYHVEKSTVAACRYLKEAYRNHGSWSAAALSYNGGQARITNGLRDQGVDDSLDLWLVEETSRYYYRMLAIKQIFENPQQYGFVIRPDHLYKPMQFKEVKVSSSIPDLATFAKQHNITYAQLKDFNSWLRNTSLSNPSGKTYTLLIPTQEDLYYKKGESPKVHNPAWVVK; from the coding sequence ATGAAGAAATCGGCACTATTGATCTCTTTCTCAATATTGATAATAGGATTGGGGGTATTATTCATAGCCCTCACATCGGGAAATAACATCGAGAAAACCGAATCGGAAAGACCATTGGTACTCTCCATGACAGCCTCGGTAGCCATTCCGGAAAGTATGGAATTTGCAGGAGAACAGATCACTTTTGACCGCTATGATAAACGGGAACGGATGGACCGGGAACTGAATAGTTTCACCTACTTCCATTCCACCACCCTACTCCTTTTCAAAAGGGCCAACCGCTTCTTCCCGATCATTGAACCAATCCTTAAACAACAAGGGGTTCCCGACGACCTGAAATATCTGGCGGTAATAGAAAGCAGCCTCGATCCCAGGGCAGTCTCCCCCGCCCGTGCGGCAGGACTTTGGCAGTTCCTCCAAAGTACGGGCAAACAATACGGTCTTGAAACAAGGACTGATGTCGACGAACGTTATCACGTAGAAAAATCGACTGTGGCCGCCTGTCGCTATCTGAAAGAGGCCTACCGCAACCACGGTTCATGGAGTGCCGCCGCCCTGTCATATAACGGAGGACAAGCGCGTATCACTAACGGGTTAAGAGACCAGGGGGTAGACGATTCGCTCGACCTCTGGTTGGTGGAAGAGACTTCCCGCTATTACTACCGCATGCTTGCCATCAAACAGATCTTCGAAAATCCGCAGCAATACGGATTCGTTATAAGGCCGGATCATCTCTATAAACCCATGCAGTTCAAAGAGGTGAAGGTATCTTCCTCTATACCCGACCTGGCAACTTTTGCCAAACAACACAACATCACCTATGCGCAGTTGAAAGACTTCAACTCATGGCTACGAAATACCAGCCTGAGCAACCCGTCGGGCAAGACCTACACCCTGCTTATTCCCACACAGGAAGACCTGTACTACAAGAAAGGGGAAAGCCCTAAGGTTCATAATCCGGCATGGGTAGTGAAATAA